The following proteins are co-located in the Paenibacillus sp. FSL H8-0079 genome:
- the pepF gene encoding oligoendopeptidase F encodes MEKIRTRAEVNQETTWDLRDLFTTDVEWEHELRSLPEAAAQIETFKGRLGEGAEQLLACLDAREALQERIGKTASYARLKQSEDSTNPVNIENSAKAGDILSNLSSSLSFINSEIVDLPEGTVELYLEELPGLEPYTRSLERLIREKAHRLTPETEKVLASLGEVLDSPYRIYLRGKLADMTFDDALDGEDNNRPLSWSFYENNYEMSSDTKLRRSAYAAFSSTLNEYKNTFAEGYATEVKKQVVLSRLRGYDDVTDMLLSPQQVSKEMYNNVLDIIQQELAPHMRRLAALKKRELGLDKLMFCDLKAPLDPEFSPAITYDEACTLIREALAVLGPEYGEIVERAFSDRWVDYADNAGKSTGAFCSSIYGSHSYILISWANNMRGAFTLAHEVGHAGHFMLAGRYQKLTNTRPSLYFIEAPSTMNEMLLADHLLKRSDNPRMRRWVILQLLNTYYHNFVTHLLEGELQRRVYALATNDEPITAKTLSQLKGDILSKFWGPDLVIDEGAKLTWMRQPHYYMGLYPYTYAAGLTASTAAAQQIREEGQPAVDRWLEALKAGGSLTPQELMKLAGVDMSGPEPIRSAVAYVGSLVDELERLYS; translated from the coding sequence ATGGAAAAAATACGTACACGTGCTGAGGTAAACCAGGAAACGACTTGGGATTTGAGAGACTTGTTTACAACTGATGTAGAGTGGGAGCATGAGCTTCGATCACTTCCTGAGGCTGCGGCCCAAATCGAAACGTTCAAAGGACGTCTGGGCGAAGGCGCTGAACAGTTACTGGCTTGTCTGGATGCACGTGAAGCTTTGCAGGAGCGGATCGGCAAGACGGCTTCTTATGCCCGCTTGAAACAGTCAGAGGACAGCACCAATCCGGTGAATATTGAGAATTCAGCCAAGGCAGGAGATATCCTATCGAATCTGTCGTCGTCCTTGTCTTTTATCAATTCGGAGATCGTCGATCTGCCGGAGGGAACCGTTGAGCTTTACCTTGAAGAACTTCCGGGATTGGAACCGTACACGCGCAGTTTGGAGCGTTTGATTCGAGAAAAAGCACATCGGCTCACACCGGAGACCGAAAAGGTACTCGCTTCACTCGGAGAGGTACTGGATTCGCCATACCGTATCTATCTACGCGGTAAATTGGCAGACATGACGTTTGACGATGCTCTCGATGGAGAGGACAATAATCGTCCACTGTCCTGGTCATTCTATGAAAATAATTATGAGATGTCGTCCGATACGAAGCTGCGCCGTTCTGCATATGCTGCGTTCAGCTCGACATTGAATGAGTACAAAAATACGTTCGCAGAAGGTTATGCAACCGAAGTGAAGAAGCAGGTTGTTTTATCCAGACTGCGTGGTTACGACGATGTTACAGATATGCTTCTCAGCCCACAGCAAGTGAGCAAAGAGATGTACAATAATGTGCTCGATATTATCCAGCAGGAACTCGCACCTCATATGCGCAGACTGGCGGCTCTCAAGAAACGTGAGCTGGGTCTGGACAAGCTGATGTTCTGTGATCTGAAGGCCCCGCTTGATCCTGAATTTAGCCCTGCCATTACATATGATGAGGCGTGCACACTCATCCGTGAAGCACTTGCTGTTCTTGGACCGGAGTATGGCGAGATCGTAGAGCGCGCATTTAGTGATCGCTGGGTGGATTACGCAGATAATGCAGGCAAATCGACAGGGGCATTTTGTTCCTCCATATATGGTTCGCACTCCTATATTCTAATTTCATGGGCGAACAATATGCGTGGGGCATTTACGCTTGCGCATGAAGTAGGACATGCAGGCCACTTTATGCTCGCCGGACGTTACCAAAAGCTCACGAATACACGGCCATCTCTTTATTTTATTGAGGCACCGTCGACCATGAATGAAATGCTGCTGGCAGATCATCTATTGAAGCGTTCCGATAATCCGAGAATGCGTCGTTGGGTCATTTTGCAACTGTTGAATACGTATTACCATAACTTCGTTACGCATCTGCTGGAAGGGGAATTACAGCGCAGGGTGTATGCACTCGCAACCAATGATGAGCCCATTACGGCGAAGACGTTAAGTCAGCTCAAAGGAGATATCCTCTCCAAATTCTGGGGACCTGATCTGGTTATTGATGAAGGGGCCAAGCTCACGTGGATGAGACAACCTCATTATTATATGGGACTATATCCATATACCTATGCGGCAGGCTTGACGGCTTCCACAGCGGCTGCACAGCAGATCCGGGAAGAAGGACAGCCAGCCGTAGATCGCTGGCTTGAAGCACTCAAAGCCGGTGGAAGTCTCACACCGCAGGAGTTAATGAAGCTCGCCGGTGTGGATATGTCCGGACCTGAGCCAATTCGTTCTGCAGTTGCGTATGTCGGCAGTCTGGTCGACGAACTTGAACGTCTGTATTCCTGA
- a CDS encoding DUF2500 domain-containing protein gives MALTNMSSSIGRLSVDGFGVFDDMNGVPGFEGNQGGFFSGFNEFAAMNAFASIFIGAIFLIIAGVIVFVIISGIRSGLSNKAAALLTLHSTVVAKRTEVSGGSGDSSATTRYYATFEFDNGERTELIVGGNHYGMMVENDRGMLTYQGTRFKHFERDVQPQSGVSKGQFYT, from the coding sequence ATGGCTTTAACGAACATGTCCTCATCGATCGGCCGATTAAGCGTAGATGGTTTCGGTGTGTTTGATGACATGAATGGAGTACCGGGTTTTGAGGGCAATCAGGGTGGCTTTTTTTCGGGATTCAATGAGTTTGCTGCAATGAATGCATTTGCTTCGATTTTCATTGGCGCCATATTTCTCATCATTGCGGGAGTTATTGTTTTTGTTATTATTTCAGGCATACGCTCAGGGTTGTCAAATAAAGCGGCAGCCTTGTTAACCCTGCACTCAACGGTGGTGGCCAAACGAACGGAAGTCTCGGGTGGAAGCGGGGATAGCAGTGCGACTACTCGTTATTATGCTACATTTGAATTCGACAATGGGGAGCGGACTGAACTAATTGTTGGCGGAAACCATTATGGCATGATGGTGGAAAATGATCGAGGGATGCTGACGTATCAGGGTACGCGGTTCAAGCATTTTGAGAGAGATGTACAGCCCCAGTCGGGGGTAAGCAAAGGTCAATTTTATACGTAG